From the Armatimonadota bacterium genome, one window contains:
- a CDS encoding aconitase X catalytic domain-containing protein produces MPALSDYDRAALAGEHGPAAQMSMRIIVRMADVTGAPELMDIVAAHIDSTIYIGESCMEYAEKLVSLGAKVRVPTTLNVSGLDEEHWMDWPVPMDWAEKAHRQMVAYKSMGTVQTWTCAPYQTRHRPKFGQQIAWGESNAIVFANSVIGARTERYPDLLDICCAITGRVPKRGLHLTENRAGDFLIRLVGVPLALQSSDDFYPVLGHLIGQLSGERVPVIEGLEHRPTDDQYKALGAAAASSGTVALFHVVGHTPEAPTLDEAFQDKSYKSYKTYEIAMSELCAARDELSSFEGERIDMVVLGSPHYSLDEFRALLPLISGRERSSSTRFLVTTGRLVRQVLAGNGMLTELEWFGVQLTVDTCPLATPMLPPDVKVLMTNSGKYAYYSPSLLGVEVVYGSTADCVESAVRGKVVRDDSLWV; encoded by the coding sequence GTGCCAGCACTCTCCGATTACGACCGAGCTGCACTTGCAGGCGAACACGGGCCTGCCGCGCAAATGTCGATGCGGATCATCGTGCGGATGGCGGACGTCACCGGCGCCCCAGAGCTGATGGACATCGTGGCCGCGCACATCGACAGCACGATATACATCGGCGAATCGTGCATGGAGTATGCGGAGAAGCTTGTCTCTCTTGGCGCGAAAGTAAGAGTGCCGACGACGCTCAACGTCAGCGGTCTCGACGAAGAGCACTGGATGGACTGGCCCGTGCCTATGGACTGGGCGGAGAAGGCGCACCGGCAGATGGTCGCGTACAAGAGCATGGGCACCGTGCAGACTTGGACGTGCGCGCCGTACCAGACCCGGCACAGGCCAAAGTTCGGGCAGCAGATCGCGTGGGGCGAGTCGAACGCGATCGTCTTTGCAAACTCCGTGATCGGCGCGCGGACGGAGCGGTATCCAGACCTGCTGGATATCTGTTGCGCGATCACTGGGCGGGTTCCGAAGCGCGGGCTGCACTTGACTGAAAACCGCGCGGGCGATTTTCTTATTCGTCTTGTCGGTGTGCCTCTTGCTTTGCAGTCGTCGGACGACTTCTATCCAGTGCTAGGGCATTTGATCGGCCAGCTTTCGGGCGAACGCGTGCCGGTGATCGAGGGGCTGGAGCACAGACCGACGGACGACCAGTATAAAGCGCTTGGTGCGGCGGCGGCTTCTTCTGGGACAGTAGCTCTGTTCCATGTCGTCGGGCACACGCCGGAGGCGCCTACTTTGGACGAGGCGTTCCAGGATAAGTCCTATAAGTCTTATAAGACCTATGAGATTGCGATGAGTGAGTTGTGTGCAGCGCGTGACGAGCTGTCGTCTTTCGAGGGTGAGCGGATCGATATGGTCGTGCTTGGCAGCCCGCACTATTCGCTCGACGAATTTCGTGCGCTGCTACCGTTGATCTCTGGTCGGGAACGGTCTTCTTCGACACGGTTTCTGGTCACGACCGGTCGACTTGTACGTCAGGTTTTGGCGGGCAACGGGATGCTCACTGAGCTTGAGTGGTTCGGCGTGCAACTGACGGTCGACACCTGCCCGCTTGCCACGCCGATGCTCCCGCCGGACGTGAAGGTGCTGATGACCAACTCGGGCAAGTACGCGTACTATTCGCCTTCCCTGCTCGGTGTGGAGGTCGTGTACGGGAGCACTGCCGACTGCGTCGAGTCGGCCGTACGAGGAAAGGTCGTGAGGGACGACAGCCTATGGGTGTGA
- a CDS encoding DUF126 domain-containing protein, giving the protein MGVIQGVPIVPGSAEGELLVSDEPMSFWGGYDAATGDLIDQHHPLCGQNARGKVLGVPFTIGSSTTAAVFLQAIRDGTAPAAIITVGTDSFLALASIVAAEMYERAVPVVSVSADEYATLRSGVRVSIDDSGQIEEL; this is encoded by the coding sequence ATGGGTGTGATCCAGGGCGTTCCGATCGTGCCTGGTTCTGCCGAGGGCGAACTGTTGGTCAGCGACGAGCCGATGTCTTTCTGGGGAGGTTACGACGCCGCGACTGGCGATTTGATCGACCAGCACCATCCGTTGTGCGGGCAGAACGCGCGCGGCAAGGTGCTTGGGGTCCCGTTCACGATCGGGAGTTCGACGACGGCGGCGGTGTTCTTGCAGGCGATCCGCGACGGCACCGCGCCTGCGGCGATCATCACCGTTGGAACCGACTCATTCCTCGCGCTCGCCTCGATCGTCGCGGCGGAGATGTACGAGAGGGCCGTTCCGGTCGTTTCGGTTTCTGCTGACGAGTATGCGACGTTGAGGAGCGGCGTACGCGTGAGCATCGACGACTCGGGGCAAATAGAAGAGCTGTAG
- a CDS encoding DUF4349 domain-containing protein encodes MKKVPWGLIAVSVFAVVVIVAIFFPVFAQSKVSASNSMAISSRAADNSPEFNTMAGAPEDATVSGDFLGYSRGSPAVVTGGTGGGSGSSQSVPPLTEMSTASMAEQQRQVIRNGEISVRVPDVEEAESKITDMVIKGGGYVESSSTDLPADNRTIDMTIRVVADGFDGAMQQLAALGIKLSSNSSTQDVTAQLIDLEVRARTLTAKEDTFREMLRTSRTTSDIISLQERLTQVRTEIERMEAQRKSLSTLATLSTIEVHLTENATVPVVASDPNWFGETFASSATTFVGASRRLVTAVLWIVGVAPYWGIPLIAGVWLWKRHNGAAASTPEQSGRD; translated from the coding sequence ATGAAAAAAGTACCGTGGGGGTTAATTGCAGTTTCCGTTTTCGCCGTAGTCGTTATTGTGGCGATTTTCTTTCCAGTATTCGCGCAGTCGAAGGTGAGCGCGAGTAATTCGATGGCGATATCGAGCCGGGCCGCCGATAATTCACCGGAGTTCAATACGATGGCTGGAGCGCCTGAAGATGCAACCGTGTCTGGCGACTTCCTCGGCTATAGTCGCGGGAGTCCGGCCGTGGTGACTGGGGGCACAGGCGGCGGATCAGGTTCAAGCCAGTCTGTACCTCCGTTGACAGAGATGTCGACGGCGTCCATGGCCGAGCAACAGCGGCAGGTCATCCGCAACGGGGAGATCAGCGTGCGCGTCCCGGACGTCGAAGAGGCTGAGAGCAAGATCACCGACATGGTCATCAAAGGCGGAGGGTACGTCGAAAGCTCGTCGACCGACCTGCCGGCCGACAACCGCACGATCGACATGACGATCCGGGTCGTGGCAGACGGCTTCGACGGTGCGATGCAGCAGTTGGCGGCTCTCGGCATCAAGCTCAGTTCGAACTCCAGCACGCAAGACGTGACGGCGCAGCTCATCGACCTCGAAGTAAGAGCGAGGACGCTGACGGCGAAAGAGGACACGTTCCGAGAGATGCTGCGCACCAGCCGGACCACGAGCGACATCATCTCGCTGCAAGAGCGGCTGACGCAGGTTCGCACCGAAATCGAGCGGATGGAGGCTCAGCGCAAGTCCCTGAGCACGCTCGCAACGCTCTCGACGATCGAAGTTCACCTGACCGAGAACGCGACGGTTCCGGTCGTCGCGAGCGACCCCAACTGGTTCGGCGAGACGTTCGCATCCTCGGCGACCACGTTCGTCGGCGCTTCGCGCAGGTTGGTGACTGCGGTTCTTTGGATCGTGGGCGTCGCGCCGTACTGGGGCATCCCGCTCATAGCCGGCGTCTGGCTTTGGAAAAGGCACAACGGAGCTGCTGCGTCAACGCCCGAGCAGTCAGGCCGCGATTAA
- a CDS encoding DUF4349 domain-containing protein, producing the protein MKKAHWLPLAALAVLLVGCGAEGYDSAEVSRSLPDSDMAQSGGGGYSFDDSGLELTMGAPNDSGGDIPPLAQMTTASMAQQLRQIIRNGDISLRVDDVRKTARQITDMVVQGGGYVQSTKTNDVAGDNPTVDMTIRVVSSGFDDAMMTLEEMGVLLEQSSNTKDVTSQLIDLGVRVKTLTAKEDTFREMLRNARTTSDIISLQERLTQVRTEIERMEAQRKSLSALATLSTIEVHLSENATIPVVASDPNWFGQNFAAASTSFMGIGRGLVSMLTWLVVFSPIWLTPILVGAWAWKRFGKRIPPVTH; encoded by the coding sequence ATGAAAAAAGCTCATTGGCTGCCGTTGGCAGCGCTAGCGGTTCTCTTGGTCGGTTGTGGCGCGGAAGGGTATGACTCGGCGGAAGTATCGAGGTCCCTACCAGATAGTGATATGGCCCAGTCCGGCGGAGGTGGGTACAGTTTCGACGACTCTGGACTAGAGTTGACCATGGGGGCGCCGAACGACAGCGGGGGGGATATTCCTCCCCTGGCACAAATGACCACGGCCAGCATGGCTCAGCAGCTGCGGCAGATCATCCGCAACGGGGATATCAGCTTGAGAGTCGACGACGTGCGGAAGACCGCGCGACAGATCACGGATATGGTCGTCCAGGGCGGCGGATACGTTCAGTCGACGAAGACGAACGACGTCGCTGGGGACAACCCGACGGTCGACATGACGATTCGCGTCGTTTCGAGCGGCTTCGACGACGCGATGATGACGCTCGAGGAGATGGGCGTTCTGCTTGAACAGTCTTCGAACACGAAAGACGTGACGTCGCAGCTCATCGACCTCGGCGTACGGGTGAAGACCTTGACGGCCAAAGAGGACACGTTCCGCGAGATGCTGCGCAACGCGCGCACCACGAGCGACATCATCTCGCTGCAAGAGCGGCTGACGCAGGTTCGCACCGAGATCGAGCGGATGGAGGCGCAGCGCAAGTCCCTGAGTGCGCTCGCGACACTCTCGACCATCGAGGTCCACCTCTCTGAGAACGCGACGATTCCTGTCGTCGCCAGCGACCCGAACTGGTTCGGCCAGAACTTCGCCGCCGCCTCGACGTCGTTCATGGGCATCGGTCGCGGGCTCGTCAGCATGCTGACTTGGCTGGTCGTGTTCAGCCCGATCTGGCTCACCCCGATCTTGGTCGGCGCGTGGGCGTGGAAGCGATTCGGCAAGCGGATTCCTCCGGTAACCCACTAA
- a CDS encoding PD40 domain-containing protein — protein MRGIFRFAMLALASALVCAGFAQEEEVKPDKLKEDLPLQGTETIEFTTDEVTWMSLDVSPDGSTIVFDLLGDLYTLPIMGGEARKIVGGISFEGQPRFSPDGEKIVFTSDRSGADNVWIADADGDNAKALTKGRNSHYFSPDWTPDGKYIVVSKMIRGQVSVTMLVPTLRMYHVDGGSGLTLSSQASGSGGFSRQFQMGAVASPDGRYVYFAFHNGRPRRNAMFPIWQVSRYDLRTGDTQRLTNAQGSAMRPAISPDGEHMVYATRFETQTGLRVRNLVTHEERWLAYPVTRDDQESVASRDTYPGYSFMPDGKSLIVPVNGKIARIDFKSGKMTDIPFTAKVSVKVNPTVHFDYKVESGDQVTARLVRWAKLSPSGTQVAFTAFNKLWVQDLPSGEPKRLTQSEGVGEFMPAWTPDGKEIVYVTWSGNGGSVMKVSADGGTPMKLTHTDAYYSDPAVTLDGKRIVFTMGNAIDHMFSIEPDGRRDGILPETGDEEIGGFGGGMGRELVWMPIYGGRPTTIGPARGSSPHFVKDQPERVYLTSRGSLTSVRFDGLDRKTHLTVSASTGGGGGGRGGGGGEAVIISPDGGFAFVSAAGRHYIVTIPPSGDQTLSFSLPGGPAPVKKMSEHGGDYLGWSSDGRSVTWSWGATFYIQDVKSDEPHETPIKVTMPRAKPEGTVVLSGARLVTMNGDEVIESGDIVVTDNRIVAVGPKGTVAKPAGAKVIDVTGKTIIPGFVDIHAHLRPPRNVLQLQNWSYLANLAYGVTTTRDPQSGSTDVFSYMDLMDTGQMIGPRIFSTGPGVFSRSGLTDKDAAFRYIKRYRDAYNSQTLKQYMSGDRIVRQWIAMACREYSITPTTEGGLDLKLNLTHMFDGYSGHEHSLPVHPLYKDVTEFVARTKTFYTPTLLVAYGAPWTENYFYQHTDVHGNMKLRRFVPHALLDGMTRRRGQWFLPEEYGHEGIARGLRDVVRAGGRVGLGSHGQLQGLGAHWEIWAMQSGGMTEHEALKCATIFGAEAIGLISDLGSLEAGKLADLIVLDENPLDDIRNTNTIRYVMKNGELFFGDTLDQIWPVRKMLPKMFWQDLDPPTD, from the coding sequence ATGAGAGGAATATTCCGTTTCGCAATGCTCGCACTAGCGTCGGCGCTGGTGTGCGCGGGCTTCGCCCAAGAGGAAGAGGTCAAGCCGGATAAGCTGAAAGAGGATCTCCCACTGCAGGGCACGGAGACCATCGAGTTCACGACCGACGAGGTCACTTGGATGTCGCTCGACGTCTCGCCCGACGGCAGCACGATCGTGTTCGACTTGCTAGGGGACCTTTACACACTGCCGATCATGGGCGGCGAGGCCAGGAAGATCGTGGGCGGGATTTCGTTCGAAGGCCAGCCACGGTTCTCTCCCGACGGCGAGAAGATCGTGTTCACCAGCGACCGCAGCGGCGCAGACAACGTCTGGATCGCAGACGCAGACGGCGACAACGCCAAAGCGCTCACCAAGGGGCGCAACAGCCATTACTTTTCTCCTGACTGGACGCCCGATGGCAAGTACATCGTCGTTTCCAAAATGATAAGAGGCCAAGTCTCGGTGACAATGCTCGTTCCGACCCTTCGCATGTACCACGTCGACGGCGGCAGCGGCCTGACGCTGAGCAGCCAGGCCTCAGGATCCGGCGGCTTCTCTCGGCAGTTTCAGATGGGAGCGGTCGCATCGCCCGACGGCAGGTATGTGTACTTCGCGTTCCACAACGGTCGCCCTAGGCGCAACGCCATGTTCCCAATCTGGCAGGTCTCTCGCTACGACCTCAGAACCGGCGACACCCAGCGATTGACGAACGCGCAGGGCAGCGCGATGCGGCCCGCAATCTCTCCCGATGGAGAGCACATGGTTTACGCGACGCGGTTTGAGACGCAGACTGGTCTGCGCGTCCGCAATCTCGTGACGCACGAGGAGAGATGGCTCGCCTACCCCGTCACTCGCGACGACCAGGAGTCGGTCGCCAGCCGCGACACGTACCCCGGCTACTCCTTCATGCCCGACGGCAAGTCGCTGATCGTGCCGGTCAACGGCAAGATAGCCCGCATCGACTTCAAGTCCGGCAAGATGACCGACATCCCTTTCACGGCGAAAGTTTCTGTGAAGGTCAACCCGACGGTCCACTTCGATTACAAGGTCGAGAGCGGCGATCAGGTCACCGCGCGGCTGGTCCGCTGGGCGAAGCTTTCGCCGAGCGGTACACAGGTCGCGTTCACAGCTTTCAACAAGCTCTGGGTTCAGGATCTGCCGTCCGGCGAGCCGAAGCGGTTGACCCAAAGCGAAGGCGTTGGCGAGTTCATGCCGGCGTGGACTCCGGACGGCAAGGAGATCGTGTACGTCACGTGGAGCGGCAACGGCGGCAGCGTGATGAAGGTGAGCGCGGACGGCGGTACGCCAATGAAGCTCACGCACACAGACGCGTACTACTCCGACCCCGCCGTGACTCTCGACGGAAAGAGGATCGTGTTCACAATGGGCAACGCCATCGACCACATGTTCTCGATCGAGCCGGATGGCAGGCGCGACGGAATCCTGCCCGAGACCGGGGACGAAGAGATCGGCGGGTTCGGCGGCGGAATGGGCCGCGAGCTGGTATGGATGCCGATCTACGGCGGAAGGCCGACGACCATCGGCCCGGCGCGCGGCTCGTCGCCGCATTTTGTAAAAGATCAACCTGAGCGCGTGTACCTGACTTCGCGCGGAAGCCTGACCTCGGTTCGCTTCGACGGGCTCGACCGAAAGACGCATCTAACCGTCTCAGCCTCGACAGGCGGCGGCGGAGGTGGACGCGGCGGAGGAGGCGGGGAGGCCGTCATCATCTCGCCGGACGGAGGCTTTGCGTTCGTCAGCGCGGCGGGGAGGCACTACATCGTCACGATTCCGCCTTCGGGAGATCAGACGCTGAGCTTCTCGCTCCCCGGCGGCCCCGCTCCGGTCAAGAAGATGTCCGAGCACGGCGGCGACTACCTCGGTTGGTCATCGGACGGACGGTCGGTCACTTGGTCGTGGGGCGCGACGTTCTACATCCAGGACGTGAAGAGCGACGAGCCGCACGAGACGCCGATCAAAGTCACGATGCCGCGCGCGAAGCCAGAAGGCACGGTCGTTCTCTCCGGCGCGCGCCTCGTCACCATGAACGGTGACGAGGTCATCGAGAGCGGCGACATCGTCGTCACCGACAACCGCATCGTCGCGGTCGGCCCGAAAGGAACGGTCGCCAAGCCGGCCGGCGCGAAAGTCATCGACGTCACCGGCAAGACGATCATTCCAGGCTTCGTCGATATTCACGCCCACCTGCGCCCGCCGCGCAACGTGCTGCAGCTGCAGAACTGGTCGTACCTGGCCAACCTCGCTTACGGGGTCACGACCACGCGCGACCCGCAGAGCGGCTCGACCGACGTGTTCTCCTACATGGACCTGATGGACACCGGCCAGATGATCGGCCCGCGCATCTTTTCGACGGGCCCCGGCGTGTTCTCGCGCTCGGGTTTGACGGACAAGGACGCGGCATTTCGCTACATCAAACGGTACCGCGACGCGTATAACAGCCAGACGCTGAAGCAGTACATGTCCGGCGACCGAATCGTGCGCCAGTGGATCGCGATGGCTTGCCGCGAGTACAGCATTACGCCGACCACCGAAGGCGGGCTCGACCTAAAGCTCAACCTCACGCACATGTTCGACGGCTACAGCGGCCACGAGCACTCGCTGCCGGTGCATCCGCTCTACAAGGACGTGACCGAGTTCGTCGCGCGCACGAAGACGTTCTACACGCCGACGCTCTTGGTTGCTTACGGGGCGCCGTGGACTGAGAACTACTTCTATCAGCACACCGACGTGCACGGCAACATGAAGCTGCGCCGGTTCGTGCCGCACGCTCTGCTCGACGGAATGACACGCCGCCGGGGCCAGTGGTTCTTGCCTGAAGAGTACGGGCACGAGGGGATCGCGCGGGGGCTGCGCGACGTGGTTCGCGCTGGCGGTCGCGTGGGGCTGGGGTCGCACGGCCAGTTGCAGGGCCTCGGCGCGCACTGGGAGATCTGGGCGATGCAGAGCGGGGGCATGACCGAGCACGAGGCGCTCAAGTGCGCCACGATCTTTGGCGCTGAGGCGATCGGCCTTATAAGCGACCTCGGCTCTCTTGAGGCGGGAAAGCTCGCCGACCTGATCGTGCTGGACGAGAACCCGCTCGACGACATACGAAACACGAACACGATCCGCTACGTGATGAAGAACGGCGAGCTGTTCTTCGGGGACACGCTCGACCAGATCTGGCCGGTTCGCAAGATGCTGCCGAAGATGTTCTGGCAAGACCTCGATCCGCCGACGGATTAG